In a single window of the Bacteroidales bacterium genome:
- a CDS encoding M1 family aminopeptidase, whose translation MKLSATILFFILLLYAIPMAAQLRPFEDNTEAIAKAESRRFSFEAQTDAVPAGENIDIIHTCFRWQLDPAVIYISGSVTHTFVTLADAVQEITLKLNNIMTIDSIIYHGEPIAHEYLSEYLFKIMLPETLPGGTTDSIQIFYQGAPQQGQGFGAFEQAYHNEVPVIWTLSEPYGAKEWWPGKNDLTDKIDSIDIIVTTPVTYRVASNGMLISETSTNGMATFHWQHRYPIASYLVAIAVTNYARFTKYTISAGDTLPLINYFYPEDSAIGLLESGNTDEMIRIYDSLFGPYPFAGEKYGHAQFSWPGGMEHQTMSFMGGFGHDLRSHELAHSWFGNKITLGSWQHIFLNEAFATYATGLTFEEMYDGYYWDIWKSNTINSVLSAPDGSVFVEDTADISRLFSARLSYYKAAMLLHMLRWKIGDEAFFTALRNYVADPALAYRFATLQDLIYHLQSTSGIDLTEFFDDWYYGEGYPRYGINLTQLEDGKIKIIIHQQQSHPSVDFYEIPVPVTVYGTTDSIVYRCDPQFSGQEFIFENPGFEMISASFDPERWLLASLDYLSLSADEPDIQTINIYPNPATKAVHIFVPDLKIKKISITDEGGKKVFDQNYNVVNETIVVDVSSWKPGVYFVTIKTDQGVVNGKIVTTR comes from the coding sequence TGCAGGCGAAAATATCGACATCATCCACACCTGCTTCCGGTGGCAGCTCGATCCGGCAGTGATTTACATCAGCGGAAGCGTAACACATACTTTCGTTACGCTTGCCGATGCTGTGCAAGAGATCACCCTGAAACTTAACAATATTATGACAATCGATTCGATCATCTATCATGGAGAGCCGATTGCACATGAATATTTGTCGGAATATCTTTTTAAAATAATGCTACCTGAAACACTGCCTGGTGGCACAACAGATTCTATTCAGATTTTCTATCAGGGTGCCCCGCAGCAAGGACAGGGATTTGGCGCCTTTGAACAGGCTTATCACAACGAAGTGCCTGTAATCTGGACACTTTCCGAACCTTATGGCGCCAAAGAATGGTGGCCCGGAAAAAACGACCTCACCGACAAGATCGATTCGATAGACATAATTGTTACCACGCCCGTCACTTACCGGGTGGCAAGCAATGGCATGCTGATAAGCGAAACCAGCACCAATGGAATGGCTACCTTCCACTGGCAGCATCGCTATCCCATCGCGAGCTATCTGGTGGCAATCGCAGTGACCAACTATGCCAGATTTACAAAATACACCATCTCTGCCGGCGACACCCTGCCTCTCATCAACTACTTTTATCCCGAAGATTCCGCCATAGGCCTTTTAGAAAGCGGCAACACTGACGAAATGATCCGCATCTACGACAGCCTCTTTGGGCCGTATCCATTCGCTGGCGAAAAATATGGCCATGCACAGTTTTCGTGGCCGGGCGGCATGGAACACCAAACGATGAGTTTTATGGGCGGCTTTGGCCACGACCTGCGCTCACACGAGCTGGCGCACTCCTGGTTTGGCAACAAGATCACCCTGGGTTCCTGGCAGCATATTTTTCTCAACGAAGCCTTTGCCACCTATGCCACCGGCCTCACCTTCGAGGAGATGTACGATGGCTACTACTGGGACATCTGGAAAAGCAATACCATCAACTCGGTGCTCTCTGCCCCCGACGGATCGGTTTTCGTAGAAGATACCGCCGACATCAGCAGGCTTTTCAGCGCGCGACTGTCGTATTACAAAGCTGCGATGTTGCTGCACATGCTGCGCTGGAAGATAGGCGACGAAGCGTTTTTTACAGCTTTGCGCAATTATGTAGCCGACCCGGCGCTGGCCTATCGCTTTGCCACGCTGCAGGATTTAATTTATCATCTGCAAAGTACCAGCGGAATTGACTTAACCGAGTTTTTTGACGATTGGTATTATGGCGAAGGGTATCCGCGCTATGGCATCAACTTGACGCAGCTCGAGGATGGTAAGATAAAAATCATCATCCATCAGCAGCAGTCACACCCGTCGGTAGATTTTTATGAAATACCAGTGCCGGTTACAGTTTACGGTACTACCGACAGCATCGTTTACCGCTGTGATCCACAGTTTTCGGGGCAGGAATTTATTTTTGAGAATCCCGGCTTTGAAATGATTTCGGCCAGCTTTGATCCGGAACGCTGGCTTCTGGCAAGTCTCGATTACCTTTCACTTTCGGCTGATGAGCCGGACATCCAAACAATAAATATCTATCCAAACCCGGCAACCAAAGCGGTGCATATTTTTGTTCCTGATCTCAAAATCAAAAAAATATCCATCACCGACGAGGGCGGCAAAAAGGTGTTTGACCAAAATTACAATGTGGTGAATGAAACCATTGTAGTGGATGTTTCATCCTGGAAACCGGGCGTTTATTTCGTTACCATCAAAACAGACCAAGGTGTGGTAAACGGAAAAATCGTCACCACACGGTAA
- the gpmI gene encoding 2,3-bisphosphoglycerate-independent phosphoglycerate mutase, translated as MTHDSNRKVLLMILDGWGKGDKSRADAIFNGKTPYIDGLMKKYPNAELLTSGENVGLPDGQMGNSEVGHLNIGAGRIIYQDLVRINLAVKDNSIAKNPQLVKAFTYAKENNKAVHFLGLVSDGGVHSMDTHLYKLCDLTMDYGLENVFIHALTDGRDTDPKSGKGFVKNLLNHLQHSNGQIASLTGRYYTMDRDKRWERIKMGYDLMVNGQGKHSTDILQSMQESYDEAVTDEFIKPIVMVDGNDKPIGEIKEDDVVICFNFRTDRLRQITTALTQKNLPEHGMHTLDLQYYTMANYDDSFKGINVIYDKDNVENTIGAVVSAAGKKQIRIAETEKYAHVTFFFSGGREQEFEGEKRILIQSPKVATYDLQPEMSAFLVKDAIVEELKKQEVDFVCLNFANGDMVGHTGVYEAILKAVATVDQCVHEVVDAAKANGYEVLIIADHGNADNAVNPDGSPNTAHSLNPVPCILVSERYKKISNGILADIAPTILALMGMDIPKEMTGKVLFQ; from the coding sequence ATGACACACGATAGTAATAGAAAAGTATTATTAATGATCCTTGACGGATGGGGAAAAGGGGACAAATCGAGAGCTGATGCGATTTTTAACGGAAAAACGCCTTACATCGACGGCCTGATGAAAAAATATCCAAACGCTGAATTGCTGACCAGCGGTGAAAACGTTGGCCTGCCCGACGGACAAATGGGAAACTCGGAAGTTGGCCACCTCAATATTGGTGCCGGGAGGATTATTTACCAGGATTTGGTGAGGATCAATCTGGCAGTAAAAGATAATTCGATAGCAAAGAATCCACAGCTGGTAAAAGCATTTACCTATGCAAAAGAAAATAACAAAGCTGTTCATTTCCTCGGGTTGGTTTCTGATGGCGGCGTACATTCAATGGATACGCACCTTTATAAACTTTGCGATTTAACCATGGATTACGGATTGGAAAATGTTTTTATTCATGCTCTCACTGATGGCCGCGATACCGATCCAAAAAGTGGAAAAGGATTTGTAAAAAACCTACTCAATCATCTGCAGCATTCAAATGGACAGATAGCCTCACTTACTGGTCGCTACTATACTATGGATCGGGACAAGCGTTGGGAAAGGATAAAAATGGGTTACGATCTGATGGTGAATGGGCAAGGCAAACATTCAACTGATATTCTACAGTCGATGCAGGAATCGTACGATGAAGCTGTGACGGATGAATTCATCAAACCTATAGTTATGGTCGATGGAAATGACAAGCCCATTGGCGAAATCAAAGAAGATGATGTGGTGATTTGTTTTAATTTCAGGACTGACAGGCTACGCCAGATTACAACTGCACTTACACAGAAGAACTTACCAGAACATGGCATGCACACCCTCGATTTGCAATATTATACCATGGCCAATTACGATGATTCTTTTAAGGGTATCAATGTAATTTATGATAAAGACAATGTGGAGAATACGATTGGGGCAGTGGTGTCAGCCGCTGGCAAAAAACAAATCAGGATAGCCGAAACCGAAAAATATGCCCATGTTACCTTTTTCTTTTCGGGGGGCAGGGAGCAAGAGTTTGAAGGTGAAAAACGCATTTTAATACAGTCGCCCAAAGTAGCCACCTATGATTTGCAACCCGAAATGAGTGCTTTCCTCGTAAAGGATGCTATAGTGGAAGAGCTGAAAAAACAGGAGGTCGATTTTGTATGCCTCAATTTTGCCAATGGCGATATGGTAGGGCACACCGGAGTTTATGAAGCCATTTTAAAGGCCGTTGCCACTGTTGATCAATGTGTGCATGAAGTTGTTGATGCAGCAAAAGCAAATGGTTATGAAGTATTGATTATTGCTGACCATGGCAACGCCGACAATGCCGTTAATCCTGATGGTTCGCCCAATACGGCGCACTCGCTTAATCCCGTGCCATGTATCCTGGTTTCCGAAAGGTATAAAAAAATCAGCAACGGAATCCTTGCCGATATAGCCCCAACCATCCTGGCGCTGATGGGCATGGATATTCCAAAGGAGATGACCGGGAAGGTTTTATTCCAATAA
- a CDS encoding metallophosphoesterase family protein codes for MKKWVIPDIHGCAKTLKVLLERQIQPFRDDLLIFLGDYIDRGPDSKGVVDYLMQLQADGQQMIALRGNHEEYLLLANEKDKELQKGFFSKLKKNHLFDKWQRHGGNNTLQSFGIKHPRQLPQIYLDWFDSLQLFAQQENFLFVHAGLNFERRDPLEDKHAMLWSRSFVANPEKIGGRVVVHGHVPVSLSFIQSQIADETSKYIPLDNGCYLSGNNGMGNLLAFELTTRQLLVQPGLDFV; via the coding sequence ATGAAAAAGTGGGTTATCCCCGACATCCACGGATGTGCGAAAACACTAAAGGTTCTGCTGGAACGACAAATACAGCCCTTCAGGGATGATTTGCTGATATTCTTGGGCGACTACATCGACCGCGGGCCTGACTCCAAAGGTGTGGTTGATTATCTTATGCAACTTCAGGCCGATGGTCAGCAGATGATTGCCCTGCGAGGCAACCACGAAGAGTATCTGCTGTTGGCCAACGAAAAAGACAAAGAGCTGCAGAAAGGTTTCTTTTCCAAACTAAAGAAAAACCATCTCTTCGACAAGTGGCAGCGACATGGCGGCAACAACACCCTGCAGAGCTTTGGCATAAAACATCCGCGACAGTTGCCTCAGATTTATTTGGATTGGTTTGACAGCCTGCAGCTTTTTGCACAGCAGGAGAATTTCCTCTTCGTCCATGCCGGGCTCAACTTTGAGCGACGCGATCCGCTGGAGGATAAGCATGCCATGCTCTGGAGCCGGTCGTTTGTAGCAAACCCCGAAAAAATTGGAGGGCGCGTTGTAGTTCATGGCCACGTGCCTGTGAGCCTTTCTTTTATCCAAAGCCAGATAGCCGACGAAACAAGTAAATACATCCCGCTCGACAACGGCTGTTATTTGAGTGGTAATAATGGAATGGGAAATCTACTGGCTTTCGAGCTTACTACCCGCCAGCTTTTGGTGCAGCCAGGTTTGGATTTTGTGTAA
- the holA gene encoding DNA polymerase III subunit delta encodes MDFGTIVERIKKKIFDPVYFLTGDEPFFIDKISRMLEDEVLTDDEKSFNLTVLYGLETTEDQIVSYAKEYPAMASHRVVIVREAQHLRQLADSKSLLAYLQKPVPSTVLVFDYKYKKVDARTKLGKLLKSNTVFFESKQLYENQVPDFIQKQITARGFTLSPSVTQLLAVSLGTNLSKIENEIGKLVLNLETGAEITAENVEQNIGISKDYNIFELQNALGKRDFPRAISIVNYFGSNPKEFSAVFVLVMLFAYFRKVFHYQFLKDKSQRNAASQLSVSPFFVQDYQQAAKNYTTTQVRCVLGLLRQYDQMAKGVDSAAVQDGELLRELVYKIIMIR; translated from the coding sequence ATGGATTTTGGAACTATCGTCGAACGTATCAAAAAAAAGATTTTCGACCCGGTATATTTTTTAACCGGCGATGAGCCTTTTTTTATCGATAAGATCAGTCGCATGCTCGAAGATGAGGTGCTCACCGACGATGAGAAGAGCTTTAACCTCACCGTGCTCTACGGCCTCGAAACTACCGAAGACCAGATAGTTTCGTATGCCAAGGAATACCCCGCTATGGCCAGCCACCGCGTGGTGATTGTGCGCGAAGCACAGCATCTGCGTCAGCTTGCCGACAGCAAAAGCCTGCTGGCTTACCTGCAAAAGCCGGTTCCTTCGACGGTTTTGGTTTTTGATTATAAATACAAAAAAGTTGATGCCCGAACCAAATTGGGAAAACTGCTCAAAAGCAACACAGTGTTTTTTGAATCGAAGCAGCTCTATGAAAACCAGGTGCCCGACTTTATTCAAAAGCAAATAACTGCCCGTGGATTCACTTTATCACCATCAGTAACCCAACTCCTGGCAGTGAGCCTCGGAACCAATCTTAGTAAAATAGAAAATGAGATAGGTAAGCTGGTGCTAAATCTGGAGACGGGAGCGGAAATTACGGCTGAAAATGTGGAACAAAATATCGGTATCAGCAAGGACTACAATATTTTTGAATTGCAAAATGCGCTGGGAAAGCGCGACTTTCCGCGCGCCATCAGCATTGTTAATTACTTTGGCAGCAACCCCAAAGAGTTTTCGGCAGTATTCGTGCTGGTGATGCTTTTTGCCTATTTCCGCAAGGTGTTTCATTACCAGTTTCTAAAAGATAAAAGTCAGAGGAATGCCGCTTCACAGTTATCTGTAAGTCCTTTTTTTGTACAAGATTATCAGCAGGCAGCTAAAAATTATACCACCACACAGGTGCGCTGCGTACTTGGGTTGCTGCGCCAGTACGACCAGATGGCCAAAGGCGTCGACAGTGCGGCGGTGCAGGATGGCGAGCTGCTGCGCGAGCTCGTTTATAAAATTATAATGATCCGGTAG
- a CDS encoding AMP nucleosidase, producing MKTKKDIVLNWLPRYTGTQIEDFGKYILLVNFTKYLELFAEMNNVEIKGLDRSMPSATAGDITMIKFGMGSANAATIMDLLSAIKPKAALFLGKCGGLKKKNQLGDLILPIAAIRGDGVSNDYFPIEVPALPAFNLQKAISTAIREHGRDYWTGTVYTTNRRVWEHDDKVKKHLRKTRSMAIDLETATIFIVGFANEIPTGALLLVSDQPMISTGVKTESSDQLVTDRFLNDHLLIGIDSLKQLIENRQTVKHLRF from the coding sequence ATGAAGACCAAAAAAGATATCGTTTTAAATTGGCTGCCGCGTTACACCGGGACACAAATTGAAGATTTCGGCAAATACATCCTTCTTGTAAATTTCACCAAATACCTCGAATTGTTTGCTGAGATGAACAACGTAGAGATAAAAGGGCTGGATCGTTCCATGCCCAGCGCTACTGCTGGCGACATTACCATGATAAAATTTGGAATGGGAAGTGCAAACGCCGCTACCATTATGGATTTGCTGAGCGCCATCAAACCCAAAGCCGCTCTGTTTTTGGGAAAATGTGGCGGGCTGAAAAAGAAAAACCAGCTGGGCGACCTGATCCTTCCCATCGCAGCCATCCGAGGCGATGGTGTTTCCAACGATTACTTCCCGATAGAAGTGCCAGCGCTGCCTGCCTTTAACCTGCAAAAAGCTATCTCCACCGCCATCCGCGAGCATGGCCGCGACTACTGGACCGGGACAGTATATACCACCAACCGCCGCGTGTGGGAGCACGACGACAAGGTGAAAAAACACCTGCGCAAAACACGCAGCATGGCCATCGACCTGGAAACAGCTACCATTTTTATAGTAGGCTTTGCCAACGAAATTCCTACCGGCGCACTGCTGCTGGTATCCGACCAGCCCATGATTTCTACCGGCGTAAAAACCGAATCCAGCGATCAGCTCGTCACCGACCGTTTCCTTAACGACCACCTTCTTATCGGCATCGATTCACTGAAGCAACTCATCGAAAACCGTCAGACCGTTAAACACCTGCGGTTTTAA
- a CDS encoding type I restriction enzyme HsdR N-terminal domain-containing protein: protein MTENIQQLNLPEYALRLREQDGRREIFDSIRRLWVALTPEEWVRQNFVRYLVTEKQMPEMLIAIEKSLTLNSLTKRTDILVHSRQGKPLLLVECKAPQVAIDQKVFEQIGRYNLALQVKYLVVTNGLQHYCARIDWQNQQFNFLKEVPDYTQLED, encoded by the coding sequence ATGACTGAAAACATTCAACAGCTCAACTTGCCAGAATATGCGCTGCGCTTGCGCGAACAGGACGGCCGTCGCGAAATCTTCGACAGCATCCGGCGCCTGTGGGTTGCCCTCACGCCCGAGGAGTGGGTGCGCCAAAACTTTGTACGCTACCTGGTAACGGAGAAACAAATGCCTGAAATGCTTATCGCAATAGAAAAATCATTGACTTTAAACAGCCTTACCAAACGAACGGATATACTTGTCCACAGTCGTCAGGGCAAGCCTTTGCTGCTGGTCGAATGCAAAGCGCCGCAGGTAGCCATCGACCAAAAAGTGTTCGAGCAAATAGGCCGTTACAATCTGGCGCTACAGGTAAAATATCTGGTGGTAACCAACGGCCTGCAGCACTATTGCGCACGCATTGATTGGCAAAATCAGCAATTTAATTTTTTAAAAGAGGTACCCGATTACACCCAACTCGAAGACTAA
- a CDS encoding transglutaminase-like domain-containing protein, translated as MSEKPLNRELNALVSLIDEPDQTMFDQVRNKIFAYGLDAVPLLEEAWDTNADGQVQKRIETIIHTIQFDHNFHQFNLWRNTPNQDLLAGFILVAKYQYPELNEKTITDQVGQIIQDVWLEINNNLTPLEKVKIINHIFYDVHGFRGNKRDIQSPQNSYVNTVLETRKANPISLSIIYMVVAQSLKVPIYGINLPQNFILAYLNDFVTDYSTVTRRQVQFYLNVFNNGAVFTQREVEMFLRQINLEQEDRYFLPCDNVTIIRRVMNNLIFSYENSRNPDKAAELKKLQQALD; from the coding sequence ATGTCAGAAAAACCTTTAAATCGTGAGCTTAATGCGCTGGTGAGCCTTATCGACGAGCCCGATCAAACCATGTTTGATCAGGTGCGCAATAAGATTTTTGCCTACGGACTAGATGCTGTTCCGCTGCTCGAAGAAGCCTGGGATACTAACGCCGACGGGCAGGTGCAAAAGCGTATTGAGACAATTATCCATACCATACAATTCGATCACAATTTTCATCAATTCAACCTTTGGCGCAATACACCCAATCAGGATCTGCTTGCCGGTTTTATTCTGGTAGCCAAATATCAATATCCGGAGCTCAACGAAAAAACCATCACCGACCAGGTTGGTCAGATCATTCAGGATGTGTGGCTCGAAATCAACAACAACCTCACGCCGCTGGAAAAGGTAAAAATTATTAACCATATTTTTTATGACGTGCATGGCTTCCGCGGCAACAAACGTGATATTCAGTCGCCGCAAAATTCGTATGTCAATACGGTACTCGAAACGCGCAAGGCCAACCCGATTTCTTTGAGTATCATTTATATGGTGGTAGCACAAAGTCTAAAAGTGCCGATTTACGGAATCAATCTTCCACAGAATTTTATCCTGGCCTACCTCAACGATTTTGTAACTGACTACTCCACAGTGACGCGTAGGCAGGTTCAGTTTTACCTGAATGTTTTCAACAATGGAGCGGTATTTACCCAGCGCGAGGTAGAGATGTTTTTGCGACAGATCAATCTGGAGCAGGAAGACCGTTATTTTTTGCCTTGCGACAATGTCACCATCATCAGGCGGGTAATGAATAATCTCATTTTTTCTTACGAAAACTCCAGAAATCCCGACAAGGCTGCTGAGCTGAAAAAACTACAGCAGGCGCTGGATTAG
- a CDS encoding glucosaminidase domain-containing protein yields MFLNHKSLILLFLIAFVLTQWSCQRGRSNQADSPEEWTTKDLTESNLQFILTFYPRIAEANKKVMTDRARLLDLRNDYRYVIRKNNHFGWINQLAEEYGYGENFFNDSLTRREYKAQIDTLLYRVDYIPERLVMAQAIVESGWGKSKFARQGNNYFGIRCYRPGCGMAPRDIDNPSFYVRSFPTAQDAVDKYLNMLNSGFAYENLRKQRHSLRIKSKYPDALLMTKGLKRYSEKKSEYINLVESIINDYLPENLQDFVEYHNNFDNLTDENN; encoded by the coding sequence ATGTTTTTAAACCACAAATCGCTCATCTTATTATTTCTGATAGCTTTTGTGCTTACGCAATGGTCGTGCCAACGTGGACGCAGCAACCAGGCTGATTCTCCGGAAGAGTGGACCACCAAAGATCTCACCGAAAGTAACCTTCAATTTATCCTGACATTTTATCCACGCATCGCAGAAGCTAATAAAAAGGTAATGACCGACCGAGCGCGCCTGCTCGATCTGCGCAACGACTACCGGTACGTCATCCGAAAAAATAATCACTTCGGTTGGATCAACCAGCTTGCCGAAGAGTATGGCTACGGCGAGAACTTTTTTAACGACAGCCTGACGCGACGGGAATACAAAGCACAAATAGACACCCTGCTCTACCGCGTCGATTATATCCCCGAAAGGCTTGTTATGGCGCAGGCTATCGTCGAGTCGGGCTGGGGAAAAAGCAAATTTGCCCGGCAAGGAAACAACTACTTTGGAATTCGATGCTACCGTCCCGGCTGCGGCATGGCTCCCCGCGACATCGATAACCCAAGCTTTTACGTGCGCTCCTTTCCCACAGCACAAGACGCTGTGGACAAATATCTGAATATGCTCAATTCAGGTTTTGCTTACGAAAATCTCAGGAAACAACGCCATTCTTTACGCATCAAAAGTAAGTACCCCGACGCATTGCTCATGACGAAGGGTTTGAAAAGATATTCAGAAAAGAAATCAGAATACATCAACCTGGTCGAATCCATCATCAACGATTATTTACCTGAAAATCTTCAGGACTTTGTCGAGTATCACAATAATTTTGATAATCTTACTGATGAAAATAACTGA